One region of Microbacterium sp. M28 genomic DNA includes:
- a CDS encoding esterase-like activity of phytase family protein, which yields MRRLHRALATAAVAATAASLLIAAPTAAASGNQTTPTSKMHAFEPTLVAWAELSADFLAEGPASGAQASAGNGRQGPWDGQVIPGFSAVIDNGDGTFWAQPDNGFGSKGNSADFLLRNYLVRPAWQTANGGEGDIAVERFISYNDRNDILDFPIVNDGTDERLLTGADFDIESVVRAKDGTFWVGEEFGPFLLHFDSDGTLLEKPFALDGVQSPQNPYLGGAAPTLPASRGFEAMAGSVNGRYLYPIVEGAYTGETDLRRREIHEFDTKTGAYTGRTWNYQTDQEPNVIGDAFTVKNDVLLVVERDDFEGDQAVTKRIYEINLKKKDAAGYVEKKLVLDALRISNPDALSAGNGYGTGEVWSLPVQSLETVVQLKDGNLLIANDNNFPGNDARVTGTPDDTEFAVIDLDRTKVEKEFVTVVGHRGASGYRPEHTLAAYEQAIIQCADYIEPDVVSTKDGVLVARHENEIGGTTDVSARPEFADRRTTKVIDGARITGWFTEDFTFAELRTLRAKERLPQVRPANTAFDGLYVIPTLDEVMDLARHSISCDGRQVGVYPETKHPSYFDSIGLSLEEPLVAALQENGLDSADAPVIVQSFEVANLKDLSGLTDVTLAQLISSSGRPYDFTLAGDTRTYADLVTPTGLAGIAEYAAGVGVEKSVLIPRTAQGTLAAPSPVFADAHAAGLEVHGWTFRLENQFLPAEFRSSSDPAAAGDLAGEIQVFLDAGMDGIFSDHPDIAATVG from the coding sequence ATGAGACGACTCCATCGCGCCCTCGCCACCGCCGCCGTCGCCGCGACCGCAGCCTCGCTGCTGATCGCCGCCCCGACCGCCGCGGCATCCGGAAACCAGACCACCCCGACCTCGAAGATGCACGCCTTCGAGCCCACGCTCGTCGCGTGGGCCGAGCTGTCGGCCGACTTCCTCGCGGAAGGACCGGCATCCGGTGCCCAGGCGAGCGCGGGCAACGGACGGCAGGGGCCGTGGGACGGCCAGGTCATCCCGGGGTTCTCCGCCGTGATCGACAACGGCGACGGCACGTTCTGGGCGCAGCCGGACAACGGATTCGGGTCGAAGGGCAACTCGGCCGACTTCCTCCTGCGCAACTACCTCGTACGTCCGGCCTGGCAGACCGCGAACGGCGGCGAAGGCGACATCGCCGTGGAGCGCTTCATCTCGTACAACGACCGGAACGACATCCTCGACTTCCCGATCGTGAACGACGGCACAGACGAGCGTCTGCTCACCGGCGCCGACTTCGACATCGAGTCGGTCGTCCGCGCGAAGGACGGCACGTTCTGGGTGGGCGAGGAGTTCGGGCCGTTCCTGCTGCATTTCGACTCCGATGGCACGCTTCTGGAGAAGCCGTTCGCCCTCGACGGCGTGCAGTCGCCGCAGAACCCGTACCTCGGCGGGGCGGCCCCGACGCTGCCGGCCAGCCGTGGTTTCGAGGCGATGGCAGGTTCCGTCAACGGCCGCTACCTGTACCCGATCGTCGAGGGCGCGTACACCGGCGAGACCGACCTGCGCCGTCGCGAGATCCACGAGTTCGACACGAAGACGGGCGCGTACACCGGTCGCACCTGGAACTACCAGACCGACCAGGAGCCGAACGTCATCGGCGACGCGTTCACCGTCAAGAACGACGTCCTCCTCGTGGTCGAGCGCGACGACTTCGAGGGCGATCAGGCGGTCACCAAGCGCATCTACGAGATCAACCTCAAGAAGAAGGATGCCGCGGGCTACGTCGAGAAGAAGCTGGTGCTCGACGCACTGCGCATCTCCAACCCCGATGCGCTCAGCGCCGGCAACGGCTACGGCACGGGTGAGGTCTGGTCGCTGCCGGTGCAGTCGCTCGAGACCGTCGTGCAGCTGAAGGACGGCAACCTGCTGATCGCCAACGACAACAACTTCCCCGGCAACGACGCGCGCGTCACCGGCACCCCCGACGACACCGAGTTCGCCGTCATCGATCTCGACCGCACGAAGGTCGAGAAGGAGTTCGTCACCGTCGTCGGCCACCGCGGCGCCAGCGGATACCGCCCCGAGCACACTCTCGCCGCGTACGAGCAGGCGATCATCCAGTGCGCCGACTACATCGAGCCGGACGTCGTGTCCACGAAGGACGGCGTGCTCGTCGCCCGCCACGAGAACGAGATCGGCGGCACCACCGACGTCTCCGCGCGTCCCGAGTTCGCCGACCGCCGCACGACCAAAGTCATCGACGGTGCGCGCATCACCGGTTGGTTCACCGAGGACTTCACCTTCGCCGAGCTGCGCACGCTCCGTGCCAAGGAGCGCCTGCCGCAGGTACGCCCGGCCAACACGGCGTTCGACGGGCTGTACGTCATCCCGACCCTCGACGAGGTCATGGATCTGGCGCGCCACTCGATCAGCTGCGACGGCCGCCAGGTGGGCGTGTACCCCGAGACCAAGCACCCCAGCTACTTCGATTCGATCGGCCTGTCGCTCGAGGAGCCCCTGGTCGCCGCGCTGCAGGAGAACGGCCTGGACTCCGCGGACGCGCCGGTCATCGTGCAGAGCTTCGAGGTCGCGAACCTCAAGGATCTGAGCGGCCTCACGGACGTCACACTGGCCCAGCTCATCAGCTCGTCCGGACGCCCGTACGACTTCACCCTGGCCGGCGACACCCGCACCTACGCCGACCTCGTGACGCCGACCGGCCTCGCCGGGATCGCCGAGTACGCGGCCGGCGTCGGTGTCGAGAAGTCGGTACTGATCCCCCGCACCGCGCAGGGCACGCTCGCCGCGCCGTCGCCGGTCTTCGCGGACGCCCACGCCGCAGGGCTCGAGGTGCACGGCTGGACGTTCCGCCTGGAGAACCAGTTCCTGCCTGCCGAGTTCCGGTCCTCGAGCGATCCGGCCGCGGCCGGTGACCTCGCCGGCGAGATCCAGGTGTTCCTGGATGCCGGCATGGACGGCATCTTCAGCGACCACCCGGACATCGCCGCCACCGTCGGCTGA
- a CDS encoding TraR/DksA family transcriptional regulator, which yields MTVDPRIRLEELRVDALARAESAITALTQLTHDREGANDDDEHDPEGVTLSSEWSRLTGLAEAAQAELRQVEDALTRVDAGTYGVCTACGNGIPPERLEVRPFAELCVPCAERSGR from the coding sequence ATGACCGTCGATCCCCGCATCCGCCTCGAAGAGCTGCGTGTCGATGCGCTGGCCCGTGCCGAGTCGGCGATCACCGCTCTGACGCAGCTGACGCATGACCGCGAGGGGGCGAACGACGACGACGAGCACGACCCCGAGGGCGTGACGCTGTCGTCCGAGTGGTCGCGGCTGACCGGTCTCGCCGAAGCCGCTCAGGCCGAGCTGCGCCAGGTCGAGGACGCCCTCACTCGAGTGGATGCCGGAACCTACGGCGTCTGCACGGCGTGCGGCAACGGCATCCCTCCGGAGCGGCTCGAGGTGCGGCCGTTCGCCGAGCTGTGCGTGCCGTGCGCGGAGAGGTCCGGGCGCTGA
- a CDS encoding SDR family NAD(P)-dependent oxidoreductase translates to MNTIALITGANRGLGLATATALARTGATVIIAGRDEQSAQASAADLVEQGLSAEPLTLDVTSATSVAAAAAEIERRHGRLDVLVNNAGILPEATATGGHEFVDVASLVSTFETNVFGVATVTEHLLPLLRRSEAARIVNVSSTMGSLSDQSDPASPYYESIVPAYQASKAAVNSLTIGLSKKLADSPIKVTSVCPGWVQTDLAPGNREHAPTSAEEAAQVVVAAATLPADAPSGTFLSADGPVRW, encoded by the coding sequence ATGAACACCATCGCACTGATCACCGGCGCGAACCGCGGCCTGGGCCTCGCCACCGCCACCGCGCTCGCTCGCACGGGCGCCACCGTCATCATCGCCGGCCGGGACGAACAGTCCGCCCAGGCGAGCGCGGCAGACCTCGTCGAGCAGGGGCTGAGCGCGGAGCCACTGACCCTCGACGTCACCTCCGCGACGAGTGTCGCCGCCGCCGCAGCGGAGATCGAGCGGCGTCACGGCCGGCTCGATGTCCTGGTGAACAACGCCGGGATCCTGCCGGAGGCGACGGCGACCGGCGGTCACGAGTTCGTCGACGTGGCGTCGCTGGTCTCGACCTTCGAGACGAACGTGTTCGGCGTCGCGACCGTCACCGAGCATCTGCTGCCGCTGCTGCGGCGCAGCGAGGCCGCGCGCATCGTCAACGTCTCATCGACCATGGGGTCGCTGTCCGATCAGTCCGACCCGGCATCCCCGTACTACGAGAGCATCGTGCCGGCGTACCAGGCGTCGAAGGCGGCGGTGAACAGCCTGACGATCGGCCTGAGCAAGAAGCTCGCCGACAGCCCCATCAAGGTGACGTCGGTCTGCCCCGGCTGGGTACAGACGGACCTGGCTCCGGGCAACCGAGAGCATGCGCCGACGAGCGCGGAGGAAGCGGCGCAGGTCGTCGTCGCCGCGGCGACGCTCCCCGCAGACGCGCCGTCGGGAACCTTCCTGAGCGCGGACGGGCCTGTTCGCTGGTGA
- a CDS encoding Gfo/Idh/MocA family protein has product MTELRVGLIGAGGISRVHADAWRAIGARGTVLSRSRSRAAELATEYDLDMAADIGTLLSDVDVVDIMTPSATHAAFALAAIEAGVHVVCEKPLAPTAAEAQRILDAAESAGVRLFPAHVVRYFPAYANIRARLAAGEVGEVTSQRFFRRGPAPTAPWFFHESTGGGVIRDLMIHDIDQALWFAGPVASVSAVQDPPTADDTVPVPVTARVDLIHVNGIHSHLEATWGAPGLAFRTGVEMSGTLGILSHDSAEASSRSEATDHLPPVPETDGPYLRQIADFVAAIEQGADARVSTADAVTAIAVVEAAYASIDSGAPVLLTSGMS; this is encoded by the coding sequence ATGACGGAACTCAGAGTCGGCCTGATCGGCGCCGGTGGCATCTCGCGCGTCCACGCCGACGCCTGGCGGGCCATCGGCGCACGCGGAACCGTGCTGTCGCGTTCTCGTTCGCGTGCTGCGGAGCTCGCGACCGAGTACGACCTGGACATGGCCGCCGACATCGGGACCCTGCTCTCCGATGTCGACGTGGTCGACATCATGACGCCGAGTGCCACGCACGCCGCTTTCGCGCTCGCCGCGATCGAGGCCGGTGTGCACGTCGTCTGCGAGAAGCCGTTGGCGCCGACGGCAGCCGAGGCGCAGCGCATCCTCGACGCGGCGGAGTCGGCGGGCGTGCGACTGTTCCCCGCGCACGTCGTCCGCTACTTCCCCGCGTACGCGAACATCAGAGCGCGGCTCGCGGCCGGGGAGGTCGGTGAGGTCACGTCGCAGCGCTTCTTCCGAAGGGGACCCGCCCCCACGGCGCCGTGGTTCTTCCACGAGAGCACGGGCGGCGGTGTCATCCGCGACCTCATGATCCACGACATCGACCAGGCGCTCTGGTTCGCGGGCCCGGTCGCGAGCGTGTCCGCCGTGCAAGACCCGCCGACCGCGGATGACACCGTGCCGGTGCCCGTGACCGCCCGGGTCGACCTGATCCACGTCAACGGCATCCACTCCCACCTGGAGGCGACGTGGGGTGCGCCGGGACTCGCGTTCCGCACCGGCGTCGAGATGTCCGGCACGCTCGGCATCCTGTCGCACGACAGCGCGGAGGCGTCCTCGCGATCCGAGGCGACCGATCATCTACCGCCGGTACCGGAAACCGACGGTCCGTACCTGCGGCAGATCGCCGACTTCGTGGCGGCCATCGAGCAGGGTGCCGATGCCCGGGTCTCCACCGCTGACGCGGTCACCGCGATCGCCGTCGTCGAGGCCGCGTACGCATCGATCGACTCGGGCGCGCCCGTGCTCCTCACCTCGGGCATGTCCTGA
- a CDS encoding SDR family NAD(P)-dependent oxidoreductase codes for MRIDLTGRTALVTGSTQGIGRAIAATLADAGARVAINGRSASSVASVIEQLQSENPDRTLVAAPGDVTTTDGTDAVLAAVGPVDVLVNNLGIFGAEEALAISDDEWRRYFEVNVLAAVRLIRATLPGMKDRGWGRVLNIASDSAVVIPAEMIHYGMSKTALLAVSRGFAKDAAGTGVTVNSVLAGPTHTGGVETFVYELVDSALPWEEAQREFMRLHRPQSLLQRLIEPEEIANMVAYLASPLASATTGAAVRVDGGYIDSIVP; via the coding sequence ATGCGCATCGACCTCACCGGCAGGACAGCTCTGGTCACCGGATCGACTCAGGGAATCGGCCGTGCGATCGCGGCGACGCTGGCGGACGCCGGGGCCCGCGTCGCGATCAACGGACGCAGTGCGTCATCCGTGGCATCCGTGATCGAACAGCTCCAGTCCGAGAACCCGGACCGCACGCTGGTCGCAGCCCCGGGCGATGTCACGACCACCGACGGAACGGATGCCGTGCTCGCCGCCGTCGGGCCGGTGGACGTGCTGGTGAACAACCTGGGCATCTTCGGCGCGGAGGAGGCTCTCGCCATCTCGGACGACGAGTGGCGCCGCTACTTCGAGGTCAACGTGCTCGCAGCCGTGCGCCTGATCCGCGCGACGCTGCCGGGCATGAAGGACCGAGGCTGGGGCCGCGTGCTGAACATCGCCAGCGACTCGGCGGTCGTGATCCCGGCGGAGATGATCCACTACGGCATGTCCAAGACGGCGCTGCTGGCCGTCTCCCGAGGCTTCGCGAAGGATGCCGCCGGCACCGGCGTCACGGTGAACTCCGTGCTGGCAGGGCCGACCCACACCGGCGGCGTCGAGACGTTCGTGTACGAGCTGGTGGATTCCGCCCTGCCGTGGGAGGAGGCCCAGCGCGAGTTCATGCGGCTGCATCGGCCGCAGTCGTTGCTGCAGCGGCTCATCGAGCCGGAGGAGATCGCGAACATGGTCGCCTATCTCGCTTCGCCCCTGGCCTCGGCGACGACCGGCGCGGCGGTCCGCGTGGACGGCGGTTACATCGACTCGATCGTGCCGTAG
- a CDS encoding hotdog fold domain-containing protein has translation MTTSPIRKTYDALHARPLGRRIFSTIVSVKAPYFRTIRPAIISLEPGRGVARMRDRWGVHNHIGTVHAIACCNLAELVAGTTIDYSLPESHRWIPKGMDVAYLKKAKGTLTAVGTIDGLDTLEVGESRDVIVAVDVTDRDGIVVVHADITMWVTPRPAS, from the coding sequence ATGACGACCTCGCCCATCAGGAAGACCTACGACGCACTGCACGCCCGTCCGCTCGGCAGGCGCATCTTCAGCACGATCGTGAGCGTCAAGGCGCCGTACTTCCGGACGATCCGACCGGCGATCATCTCGCTGGAGCCCGGTCGCGGAGTGGCGCGCATGCGCGATCGCTGGGGTGTGCACAACCACATCGGCACCGTGCACGCGATCGCGTGCTGCAACCTCGCCGAACTCGTCGCCGGCACCACGATCGACTACTCGCTGCCCGAGTCGCACCGGTGGATCCCGAAGGGCATGGACGTCGCCTACCTCAAGAAGGCGAAGGGCACGCTCACGGCGGTCGGCACGATCGACGGCCTCGACACCCTCGAGGTCGGAGAGTCGCGTGACGTCATCGTCGCCGTCGACGTCACGGACCGTGACGGCATCGTCGTCGTGCACGCCGACATCACGATGTGGGTGACGCCCCGCCCGGCATCCTGA
- a CDS encoding alpha/beta fold hydrolase, translating to MHLERHGEVSRPRLLLLHGGGVAGWMWTPLREHLDPRTRLLIPDLPGHGRSAAEPYTSHEDAVRELETILEGDGPGPTTVVGFSLGAQLTVMLAAQRPDLVDRVVVISAQTLPTPAPDLTLALLRSTSGLARVRWFARLQAKELFIPPALLDDYLRTSAAMTSRSLVAAVGENIRFTIPDGWRAFPGRASVLAGSREKPLMRRSAQALHRALPGSTWEIVPDAGHGIPLQQPQLLARKLEQR from the coding sequence ATGCATCTCGAGCGCCACGGCGAAGTGTCGCGCCCGCGCCTCCTGCTGCTGCACGGCGGAGGCGTCGCCGGTTGGATGTGGACGCCCCTGCGCGAGCACCTCGACCCGCGAACGCGCCTGCTGATCCCGGATCTCCCCGGTCACGGGCGAAGCGCAGCGGAGCCGTACACGTCGCACGAGGACGCCGTACGAGAGCTCGAAACCATCCTGGAGGGTGACGGCCCGGGGCCGACGACGGTCGTCGGCTTCTCGCTGGGCGCCCAGTTGACGGTGATGCTCGCGGCGCAACGCCCCGATCTGGTCGACCGCGTCGTCGTGATCAGCGCCCAGACGCTGCCGACCCCCGCGCCCGATCTCACGCTCGCTCTGCTGCGATCCACATCGGGCCTCGCCCGCGTCCGATGGTTCGCGCGCCTGCAGGCCAAGGAGCTGTTCATACCGCCCGCACTGCTCGATGACTACCTGCGGACATCGGCGGCGATGACATCCCGGAGCCTGGTCGCAGCGGTGGGCGAGAACATCCGCTTCACGATCCCGGACGGATGGAGAGCCTTCCCCGGCCGGGCGTCTGTTCTCGCCGGTTCGCGCGAGAAGCCGCTCATGCGGAGATCCGCGCAGGCCCTGCACCGTGCGCTGCCCGGAAGCACGTGGGAGATCGTGCCGGATGCCGGGCACGGCATCCCGTTGCAACAACCGCAGTTACTGGCCCGAAAGCTGGAGCAGCGCTGA
- a CDS encoding lipase maturation factor family protein yields MDGFAAVDFFFAREVLQRGIAALYLVAFVSTLNQFRPLLGERGLLPAPQLLDWVAASASRRRMLHPTLFTRIRYSDRRLVALCWAGIAVSASVVIGIPQQGPGWVPMLAFLALWLGYMSITSIGQTFYSFGWEMLLLEAGFLAAFLGSVHEPPPTVVIVLFWWLVFRLEFGAGMIKIRGGREWRDLTALTYHHETQPMPGPLSRQAHLLPRWFHQGEVLGNHFAQLVVPFFLFAPILSLLLPGPVPLLVGAVAGGIVIATQLWLVATGNFAWLNWATIVLAFSAIGLPGSGREEAIPLYWIVLTSAVGLLYVVLSWPALRNLFARRQLMNASFNRWQLANAYGAFGTVTKERIEIVVEGTLSEDPDAADWREYVFKGKPGPLRRIPRQFAPYHLRLDWLMWFLPLGRSLDDWFTAFLIRLLEADAPTLRLLAQDPFDGERPRWVRAVSYRYRFAPRGAGAVWVRDRQREVMGAVSLR; encoded by the coding sequence ATGGACGGTTTCGCGGCTGTCGACTTCTTCTTCGCGCGCGAGGTCCTGCAGAGGGGCATCGCGGCGCTGTACCTCGTCGCGTTCGTCTCGACGCTGAACCAGTTCCGTCCGCTGCTGGGCGAGCGCGGCCTGCTGCCGGCGCCACAGCTGCTGGACTGGGTCGCGGCTTCGGCATCCCGCAGGCGGATGCTGCACCCCACGCTCTTCACCCGCATCCGCTATTCGGATCGGCGGCTGGTCGCGCTGTGTTGGGCGGGCATCGCCGTGTCGGCATCCGTCGTCATCGGCATCCCCCAGCAGGGGCCGGGCTGGGTGCCGATGCTGGCGTTCCTCGCCCTGTGGCTCGGATACATGTCGATCACGAGTATCGGGCAGACGTTCTACTCCTTCGGCTGGGAGATGCTGCTGCTCGAGGCCGGGTTCCTCGCGGCCTTCCTCGGCTCGGTGCACGAACCGCCGCCCACTGTCGTGATCGTGCTGTTCTGGTGGCTGGTGTTCCGGCTCGAGTTCGGCGCCGGGATGATCAAGATCCGCGGCGGCCGCGAGTGGCGAGATCTCACCGCGCTCACCTATCACCACGAGACGCAACCGATGCCGGGGCCGCTGAGTCGGCAGGCGCACCTTCTGCCGCGGTGGTTCCACCAGGGAGAGGTGCTGGGCAACCACTTCGCGCAACTGGTGGTGCCGTTCTTCCTGTTCGCGCCGATCCTGTCGCTGCTGCTGCCCGGGCCTGTGCCGCTGCTCGTCGGTGCCGTCGCGGGCGGGATCGTCATCGCGACCCAGCTCTGGCTCGTCGCCACGGGCAACTTCGCCTGGCTGAACTGGGCGACGATCGTGCTCGCGTTCTCGGCGATCGGGCTTCCCGGATCGGGCCGGGAGGAGGCGATCCCGCTGTACTGGATCGTCCTGACCTCGGCGGTCGGCCTCCTCTACGTCGTGCTGAGCTGGCCGGCGCTGCGCAATCTTTTCGCCCGCCGCCAGCTCATGAACGCGAGCTTCAACCGGTGGCAGCTCGCGAACGCGTACGGCGCTTTCGGCACAGTCACGAAGGAGCGCATCGAGATCGTCGTCGAGGGCACGCTCTCCGAAGATCCGGATGCCGCGGACTGGCGCGAGTACGTGTTCAAGGGAAAACCAGGGCCGCTGCGCCGCATCCCGCGCCAGTTCGCGCCGTATCACCTGCGACTCGACTGGCTGATGTGGTTCCTTCCGCTCGGACGTTCGCTGGACGACTGGTTCACGGCGTTCCTGATCCGGCTGCTCGAGGCGGATGCTCCGACTCTGCGTCTGCTCGCCCAGGATCCGTTCGACGGCGAGCGCCCGCGGTGGGTGCGGGCCGTGTCGTACCGCTATCGGTTCGCGCCGCGCGGCGCCGGCGCCGTGTGGGTTCGCGACCGGCAGCGCGAGGTGATGGGCGCGGTCTCGCTGCGGTGA
- a CDS encoding glycine betaine ABC transporter substrate-binding protein: protein MNTRIRITTGILALGVGGAVVLSGCATGDDAASNGDAEKGTITIGYLPAWTDSLSNTFLLQDQLEKLGYTVELETLTEAGPLYTGLAEGDIDIYPSAWIDVAQASYWERFEGDLEDLGEYYSEASGLLAVPSYVDLDSIADLKGQGERFGNKIYTIEPGSGAATYAQESLLPAYGLDEEYELVTSSTPAMLTVLQDAIEKKEDVVVTLWRPYWVNDVFDIKELEDTEDGYGEPEGLHYIAHKGFTEEFPEAADLIGQITLDDEQYGSLENLVVNEYGPDKEPEAIDAWLEQHADQLDWAVVE from the coding sequence ATGAACACACGCATCCGCATCACCACGGGCATCCTGGCGCTCGGAGTCGGAGGGGCCGTCGTGCTCTCCGGCTGCGCGACCGGCGACGATGCCGCCTCGAACGGGGACGCCGAGAAGGGCACCATCACGATCGGCTACCTGCCGGCGTGGACCGACTCGCTCAGCAACACGTTCCTGCTGCAGGACCAGCTGGAGAAGCTCGGGTACACGGTCGAGCTGGAGACGCTCACCGAAGCCGGCCCGCTGTACACCGGGCTCGCGGAGGGCGACATCGACATCTACCCGTCCGCGTGGATCGATGTCGCGCAGGCCAGCTACTGGGAGCGGTTCGAGGGCGACCTCGAGGACCTCGGCGAGTACTACTCGGAGGCGAGCGGGCTGCTCGCCGTGCCGTCGTACGTCGACTTGGATTCGATCGCGGATCTGAAGGGGCAGGGCGAGCGCTTCGGCAACAAGATCTACACGATCGAGCCAGGATCGGGCGCCGCGACCTACGCGCAGGAGTCGTTGCTTCCGGCGTACGGCCTCGACGAGGAGTACGAGCTCGTGACCTCGTCGACGCCGGCGATGCTCACAGTCCTCCAGGACGCGATCGAGAAGAAGGAGGACGTCGTCGTCACGCTGTGGCGCCCCTACTGGGTGAACGACGTCTTCGACATCAAGGAGCTCGAGGACACCGAGGACGGCTACGGCGAGCCGGAGGGCCTGCACTACATCGCGCACAAGGGCTTCACGGAGGAGTTCCCCGAGGCGGCCGACCTGATCGGGCAGATCACCCTGGATGACGAGCAGTACGGTTCGCTCGAGAACCTCGTCGTCAACGAGTACGGTCCCGACAAGGAGCCGGAGGCGATCGACGCCTGGCTGGAGCAGCACGCCGACCAGCTCGACTGGGCCGTCGTGGAGTGA
- a CDS encoding glycine betaine ABC transporter substrate-binding protein: MKKYRHITAIAALGVTASLALTGCATGSSGDSAGGSADGDKGTITLGYLPAWTDGLSMAYLLQDQLEKLGYTVEFEELTEAGPLYTGLAQGDVDMYPSAWPEVTHASYMEKYGDDLEDLGAYYENAVLTLAVPSYTEIDSIDQLKGKGDMFDGTIVGIEPGAGLTKQTQEVAMPAYGLDGEYTLQTSSTAAMLTVLGEAIDKKEDVVVTLWKPFWANSSYDIKTLEDPEGAMGTPETLNFIGHKGFAEEFPEAAELVEQIKLDDAQYGSLEDLIVNEYGEGKEAEAVDAWLEENGDQFDWVVTE, encoded by the coding sequence ATGAAGAAGTACCGGCACATCACAGCCATCGCAGCACTCGGCGTCACCGCCTCCCTCGCCCTCACGGGTTGCGCGACCGGTTCATCCGGTGACTCGGCCGGGGGCTCGGCTGACGGCGACAAGGGCACCATCACGCTCGGATACCTCCCGGCGTGGACGGACGGCCTGAGCATGGCGTACCTGCTCCAGGACCAGCTCGAGAAGCTCGGCTACACGGTCGAGTTCGAAGAACTCACCGAAGCAGGCCCGCTGTACACCGGCCTCGCGCAGGGTGACGTCGACATGTACCCGTCGGCCTGGCCTGAGGTGACGCACGCGTCCTACATGGAGAAGTACGGTGACGACCTCGAGGACCTCGGGGCATACTACGAGAACGCCGTGCTGACGCTCGCCGTTCCGAGCTACACCGAGATCGACTCGATCGACCAGCTCAAGGGCAAGGGCGACATGTTCGACGGCACGATCGTCGGCATCGAGCCGGGCGCCGGACTCACCAAGCAGACGCAGGAGGTCGCGATGCCGGCCTACGGTCTGGATGGCGAGTACACGCTGCAGACGTCGTCGACCGCCGCGATGCTGACGGTGCTCGGCGAGGCGATCGACAAGAAGGAAGACGTCGTCGTCACGCTGTGGAAGCCGTTCTGGGCGAACAGCTCCTACGACATCAAGACGCTCGAGGACCCGGAGGGCGCCATGGGCACCCCCGAGACCCTGAACTTCATCGGTCACAAGGGCTTCGCCGAGGAGTTCCCCGAGGCGGCAGAGCTGGTCGAGCAGATCAAGCTCGACGACGCGCAGTACGGCTCGCTCGAGGACCTCATCGTCAACGAGTACGGCGAGGGCAAGGAAGCCGAGGCAGTGGATGCCTGGCTCGAGGAGAACGGCGACCAGTTCGACTGGGTCGTCACGGAGTGA
- a CDS encoding ABC transporter permease gives MDGFRIPIGEWVASVVDWVKDNLAALLDVISFVVRFLVDGLTDILVGTPFPVMIAIFALIAWLVRSWQMAVGTVISFLLIVTMDLWDLSMQTLALVLVSALVAIAIAVPLGIWSARNDTVRMILKPVLDFMQTMPAMVYLIPAIVFFSIGVVPGLVATVIFALPPGVRLTELGIRGVDSETVEAGQAFGAKPGQILRGIQLPLAMPSIMAGVNQVIMLSLSMVVIAGMAGADGLGKEVVLAISTVDTAKGVEAGLAVVLIAVYLDRVTAALGTPHEYPSSLLGVLARRRAAQRTQAADAAAQAAAEADRAQASPHRAPNVGV, from the coding sequence ATGGATGGCTTCCGCATCCCCATCGGTGAATGGGTCGCCTCGGTCGTCGACTGGGTCAAGGACAACCTCGCGGCTCTGCTCGACGTCATCTCGTTCGTCGTGCGGTTCCTCGTCGACGGTCTGACCGACATCCTGGTCGGCACGCCGTTCCCGGTCATGATCGCGATCTTCGCGCTCATCGCCTGGCTCGTGCGCTCGTGGCAGATGGCCGTCGGCACGGTCATCTCGTTCCTGCTCATCGTCACGATGGACCTGTGGGACCTGTCGATGCAGACCCTCGCCCTCGTGCTGGTGTCAGCGCTCGTGGCGATCGCGATCGCGGTGCCGCTGGGCATCTGGTCGGCGCGCAACGACACGGTCCGGATGATCCTCAAGCCCGTGCTCGACTTCATGCAGACGATGCCCGCGATGGTGTACCTGATCCCGGCGATCGTGTTCTTCAGCATCGGTGTCGTGCCGGGTCTCGTCGCGACGGTGATCTTCGCGCTGCCTCCCGGCGTCCGGCTCACCGAGCTCGGCATCCGCGGTGTGGACTCCGAGACCGTCGAGGCCGGGCAGGCCTTCGGCGCGAAGCCGGGTCAGATCCTCCGCGGCATCCAGCTGCCGCTCGCGATGCCGTCCATCATGGCCGGCGTCAACCAGGTCATCATGCTCTCGCTGTCGATGGTCGTCATCGCCGGAATGGCCGGCGCGGACGGACTCGGCAAGGAGGTCGTCCTGGCGATCTCGACCGTCGACACCGCCAAGGGCGTCGAGGCCGGACTCGCCGTCGTGCTGATCGCGGTCTACCTCGACCGCGTCACCGCGGCACTCGGCACCCCGCACGAGTACCCCTCGTCGCTGCTGGGCGTCCTCGCCCGTCGCCGTGCAGCGCAGCGGACACAGGCAGCGGATGCCGCGGCGCAAGCTGCCGCGGAGGCGGACCGCGCACAGGCATCTCCGCACCGTGCGCCGAACGTCGGCGTCTGA